One window from the genome of Pedobacter schmidteae encodes:
- a CDS encoding right-handed parallel beta-helix repeat-containing protein, which yields MTDNFIKKAFLGLFLVLTTTWGYAQKPIQIYVSPQGLPKNKGSLKKPTSSIAKALEIAHKASKRTKKPIEIILRGGAYPMSATLEIVQHKTWSSLVPLLIKAYENEQPVIHGGKIIKDSLIKPVSDPVYLSRFLPEVRNKIRQVALKDAGVSNVGKIRMTGFTRPFAPSWLEIFTNDEPGKIARWPNKGSIPIHKVLDTGSIPRWGDSTNRGAVFTYDAIQRPSRWKEPNKAWIAGFFMWGYADDAVPLKGIDTLTKTITTLKPHTYGFGAGKPWRAWYAYNLPEEIDQPGEYYVDTEQKNLYFLPPENLKKLEVSELETPLFAIDDVRNVTIKNLQFTCSRGIGITMERTEGVVIDGCKFTNLGMLAIFMGKGLQAESDSLSVYAIKPESRVIGSIVPYVYDNTIFNREAGKNNGIINCEVYNTGTGGFFISGGNRLTLEPGNNYVKNCNIHDFNRIEFFYRPGIWISGVGNHISNCDIYNAPSTGVFMHGNNHVIEYNNFHHLVMESDDMGALYYGRNPSERGHVTRYNYFHHIGGDHKTMAVYHDDGACDMEVYDNVFYKAGTVAGFIGGGQDNRYYNNIFIETKFAAHIDDRLKSWAKAMLVKGGTYQKRLEAVNYKNPPYAIQYPQLAKYFDDDPAMPKRNVFSNNVFVKIPKKVEGKEALLSFTGINYETEQDPGFENYEAENFKLKKDAIVFEKIPGFRNIPFEKIGYRKLMLVEK from the coding sequence ATGACTGATAATTTTATAAAAAAAGCATTTTTGGGGCTATTCTTAGTCCTAACAACAACATGGGGCTATGCACAAAAACCAATTCAGATTTATGTATCTCCGCAAGGATTGCCTAAGAATAAAGGCTCGCTTAAAAAACCAACATCCAGCATTGCTAAAGCGCTAGAGATTGCTCATAAAGCAAGTAAGAGAACTAAAAAGCCAATCGAGATCATCTTACGAGGGGGAGCTTACCCTATGTCAGCAACACTTGAAATTGTTCAGCATAAGACATGGAGCTCTTTAGTGCCTTTGCTGATTAAAGCATACGAAAATGAACAGCCGGTTATACATGGAGGAAAGATCATTAAGGACAGTCTAATCAAACCTGTTTCAGACCCTGTTTATTTAAGTCGCTTTCTCCCTGAAGTAAGGAATAAAATCAGGCAGGTGGCACTAAAAGACGCAGGGGTAAGTAATGTCGGCAAGATTAGAATGACAGGTTTCACAAGGCCCTTTGCCCCCTCCTGGCTCGAAATCTTCACCAATGATGAGCCTGGAAAAATTGCACGTTGGCCAAATAAAGGATCAATACCTATTCATAAGGTTTTAGATACGGGGTCAATCCCAAGATGGGGTGATTCAACAAATCGTGGTGCTGTATTCACATACGATGCTATTCAACGTCCTTCAAGATGGAAGGAGCCAAACAAAGCCTGGATAGCTGGCTTTTTTATGTGGGGCTACGCAGACGATGCCGTTCCGCTAAAGGGTATCGACACGCTTACCAAAACGATCACTACGCTAAAACCACACACATATGGCTTTGGCGCCGGGAAACCCTGGAGAGCCTGGTACGCTTACAATTTACCGGAAGAGATTGATCAGCCTGGGGAATATTATGTTGATACTGAGCAAAAAAATCTATATTTCCTACCGCCGGAAAACTTGAAAAAACTGGAAGTATCGGAACTTGAAACTCCACTATTTGCCATAGACGACGTACGTAATGTAACCATAAAGAACCTCCAGTTCACCTGCAGCAGGGGGATTGGCATCACTATGGAGAGAACTGAGGGCGTTGTAATAGATGGCTGTAAGTTTACAAACCTGGGTATGTTAGCCATATTTATGGGCAAAGGATTACAGGCCGAGTCTGACAGCCTGAGTGTATATGCCATCAAGCCTGAATCTCGTGTTATTGGCAGCATAGTACCTTATGTTTACGACAATACCATCTTTAACAGAGAAGCGGGCAAAAACAATGGGATCATCAATTGTGAGGTTTACAATACTGGCACCGGCGGCTTTTTTATTAGCGGCGGCAATAGACTAACCCTGGAACCTGGCAATAATTATGTTAAGAACTGCAACATACACGACTTCAACCGTATTGAATTTTTCTATCGGCCAGGAATATGGATTTCAGGGGTAGGAAATCACATTTCAAACTGCGACATTTATAATGCCCCCTCAACAGGTGTATTTATGCACGGTAATAATCATGTCATTGAATACAATAACTTTCACCATTTAGTAATGGAATCAGATGATATGGGAGCGCTATATTATGGCCGTAATCCTTCAGAGCGGGGACATGTGACCAGGTATAATTATTTTCACCATATTGGTGGAGATCATAAAACCATGGCTGTTTACCATGACGATGGCGCCTGCGACATGGAAGTATATGACAACGTGTTTTACAAAGCGGGTACCGTTGCGGGATTTATTGGCGGGGGTCAGGACAACAGGTACTACAACAATATTTTTATAGAGACTAAATTCGCGGCTCACATTGATGACAGACTAAAATCCTGGGCAAAAGCAATGCTTGTTAAAGGTGGCACCTATCAAAAAAGGCTTGAGGCCGTAAACTATAAGAATCCACCATATGCTATCCAATATCCACAACTTGCTAAATATTTTGACGATGACCCGGCCATGCCCAAACGAAATGTCTTCAGCAACAATGTATTTGTAAAAATTCCTAAAAAAGTTGAAGGTAAGGAAGCCTTACTATCATTCACCGGAATTAATTACGAAACTGAACAGGATCCTGGTTTTGAAAACTACGAAGCCGAGAATTTTAAATTAAAGAAAGACGCCATTGTATTCGAAAAAATTCCTGGCTTCAGAAATATTCCTTTTGAAAAGATTGGCTACAGGAAGTTAATGCTGGTAGAGAAATAA
- a CDS encoding glycoside hydrolase domain-containing protein encodes MKKLLFSSFMLITSFVSAQNKDKLLHAIDVDAIRETKLTGYIGLGPTIMSKPASTQQVSSLLKKFPGKPYFTFPESRENPIRLLDSLPEKWTNYSNEALTNFNGLAQPGEYYVFQVGLYAPTQSLKNINVHFSPLRNTNGQSIQEVTCFNTGGTSFKGEPFSKTLALTAKNVLPLWFGIQIPEDFKGEYKGIVKITPEGRETTTIQVRLNVSGSIIKNHGYNDETKLSRLAWLNTKVALDSGLTNGFKQVDRTQKNINILGRSIKLSDQGLPIDIQTYFDKNNELILPKGEPIIAAPIQFVIAQNGKALSLKSGTLKFEDHFPGSTHWETKLTNGEITVLIKGRADYDGFIGYSATVSTTRDIPIDDIRLEIPMRPEKAIYMMGLDREGGLSPKEWKWKWDVIEKHQDEVWMGAVNGGLKLKLKGKNYQRQLVNLYYPFGPLHEPESWGNSNKGGVDIYQDHKTVMIKAYSGNRILKKDETYQFDAEFLVTPFKLINKDIQFNDRYYHSDIDTTSNTIKLAQQHGANIINIHHKKDIYPFLDYPFANDNVPDLKAFIDSSHTKGFKTKIYYTTREISVNAPELWAMRALGDEIIFPGPGMATRTLVNPNGVHPWLGQNLKKDFIPGWVATFTSGKYKGRQDLAVLTRPDSRLNNFFLGGLEWMCKEINIDGIYMDDLALDRETMQRTRKILERERPGSKIDMHTWNHFNKYAKWASSLNLYMDMLPYIDHLWVGEARDYNRSSDYWLIEVSGVPFGLSSQMLNKGGNPWRGMVFGITNRLGWFKAKTPEHIWKFWDDYHIEKKQMIGFWNDEIPVKTNNRNTEATIFKGKDEVIIAVANWKSEAQTCKLNIDWKALGFSADQITAEIPEIIDFQEKKNIDVSKEITLDGEKGFLIVIKRK; translated from the coding sequence ATGAAAAAACTATTATTTTCTTCTTTTATGCTTATTACATCTTTTGTGTCCGCACAAAACAAAGACAAACTTCTTCACGCTATAGATGTTGATGCCATTAGAGAAACAAAACTGACAGGATATATTGGACTGGGACCAACCATTATGTCAAAACCAGCCTCAACACAGCAAGTCAGCTCCTTACTGAAGAAATTTCCTGGCAAACCATATTTCACCTTTCCGGAGAGTCGTGAAAATCCTATTCGATTGTTAGATAGTCTGCCCGAAAAATGGACAAACTACTCAAACGAAGCGCTTACTAATTTTAATGGACTCGCTCAACCGGGAGAATACTATGTATTCCAGGTAGGGTTATATGCTCCGACACAATCGTTAAAAAATATTAACGTTCATTTTTCTCCACTTCGCAATACCAATGGACAGTCTATTCAAGAGGTAACATGCTTTAATACGGGCGGCACCTCCTTTAAGGGTGAGCCTTTCTCTAAAACTTTAGCGCTAACAGCGAAAAATGTATTGCCTTTATGGTTTGGCATCCAGATTCCCGAAGATTTTAAAGGTGAATATAAGGGCATCGTTAAAATCACTCCTGAAGGCCGGGAAACCACCACCATACAGGTACGATTGAATGTGTCTGGCAGCATTATAAAAAATCACGGCTATAACGACGAAACTAAATTATCAAGATTAGCCTGGTTAAATACTAAAGTAGCACTTGACAGCGGACTCACCAACGGATTTAAACAGGTAGACCGGACACAAAAAAACATCAATATACTTGGCCGATCTATAAAGCTATCCGATCAGGGCCTTCCGATAGACATCCAGACTTACTTTGATAAAAATAATGAATTGATTTTACCCAAAGGCGAGCCCATTATTGCCGCCCCTATTCAGTTTGTGATTGCTCAAAATGGCAAGGCCTTAAGCCTTAAGTCCGGAACGTTAAAATTTGAAGATCATTTTCCCGGATCAACACACTGGGAAACGAAGCTGACAAACGGGGAAATCACCGTTCTCATAAAAGGCCGTGCAGATTATGATGGATTTATTGGATATAGCGCCACGGTGAGTACAACCCGTGATATACCCATCGATGACATTCGTCTGGAAATACCGATGCGTCCGGAAAAAGCGATTTACATGATGGGCTTGGATAGAGAAGGCGGATTAAGTCCGAAAGAATGGAAATGGAAATGGGATGTGATCGAAAAACATCAGGATGAAGTGTGGATGGGTGCAGTAAACGGCGGACTGAAACTCAAGTTAAAAGGAAAAAACTATCAAAGGCAGTTGGTCAATCTTTATTATCCTTTTGGCCCGCTTCATGAACCAGAATCATGGGGAAACAGCAATAAAGGCGGTGTAGACATTTACCAAGATCATAAAACAGTAATGATTAAAGCCTATTCCGGCAACCGCATCCTAAAAAAAGATGAGACTTATCAGTTTGATGCCGAATTTTTAGTTACCCCTTTTAAGCTCATCAACAAAGACATTCAGTTCAATGACCGTTACTATCATTCCGACATTGACACCACCAGCAACACCATCAAGCTTGCACAGCAACACGGCGCCAACATCATCAATATTCACCATAAAAAAGACATCTATCCTTTCCTGGATTATCCTTTTGCCAATGACAATGTACCTGACCTGAAAGCGTTTATTGACAGCTCTCATACCAAAGGGTTTAAAACCAAAATCTATTATACAACAAGAGAAATTAGCGTAAATGCTCCCGAATTATGGGCTATGCGCGCCCTGGGTGATGAAATTATTTTCCCCGGGCCGGGGATGGCCACCAGAACACTTGTTAACCCCAATGGTGTACACCCATGGCTGGGACAAAATCTTAAAAAGGATTTTATCCCGGGGTGGGTCGCCACTTTTACTTCAGGCAAGTACAAGGGGCGTCAGGACCTGGCGGTATTAACCAGACCAGACTCTCGTTTGAACAACTTTTTTCTGGGGGGACTGGAGTGGATGTGCAAAGAAATAAATATTGACGGGATCTATATGGACGACCTGGCACTTGATCGTGAGACCATGCAAAGAACCCGTAAGATACTGGAGAGAGAAAGACCTGGATCCAAAATAGATATGCACACCTGGAACCATTTTAACAAATATGCAAAATGGGCCTCTTCCCTAAACTTATATATGGATATGCTCCCTTACATTGATCACTTGTGGGTTGGCGAGGCCAGAGATTACAACCGCTCTTCAGACTATTGGCTCATAGAGGTAAGTGGCGTGCCATTTGGTCTCTCCTCTCAAATGCTCAACAAAGGCGGAAACCCATGGCGCGGAATGGTATTTGGCATAACGAACAGACTCGGCTGGTTTAAAGCCAAAACACCTGAACACATCTGGAAATTTTGGGATGACTACCATATTGAGAAGAAGCAGATGATTGGGTTTTGGAATGATGAAATACCTGTTAAGACGAACAACAGGAACACTGAAGCCACCATTTTCAAGGGCAAAGACGAAGTTATTATTGCCGTTGCCAACTGGAAATCGGAGGCGCAAACCTGCAAACTAAATATTGATTGGAAAGCACTCGGTTTTTCAGCAGACCAGATAACGGCAGAAATCCCAGAAATAATTGACTTCCAGGAGAAAAAGAACATCGACGTCAGCAAAGAAATTACACTAGATGGAGAGAAAGGATTTCTTATTGTTATTAAACGAAAATAA
- a CDS encoding RagB/SusD family nutrient uptake outer membrane protein: MKSNQKNIIITAALGLLLFASCKDNAFLDEKLKDRLSTETAYANKAQFDALSANMYRSIQLIYNTADVTHEAFILGMGTDVCFDPRDDAAKFNNWGLVNSQETFSADWFNLQYTIIRDANTLIENASKDGVLWTTATQKNETLAEGYFFRGFAYRNLANMYGGVPIVESPVKEAKVDFQRSTRDEVWAFAKKDLEFARLNLPLTTAVIGRVTRAAADHFLAEVNICLKDYDGAIAAATRVIDGTDGAYDLVKARFGARSSEADKNYYYDLFVMGNQNRQAGNTEGIFVAQFEQSPTGAVVIGGTQFAGRPLIERMMWCNYWGLVKAGYSNVAQDSTGRGVAFCRPTNYTNYTIWKNSGTDMRNNEVNIKRKYYFAADVPGFKKGQLIPKSFLTAREDTMMYIYPNWSKFGTDKHIAQKPDNGHVRDFYVTRLPETYFLRAEAYLGKSRPDLAADDLNVVRRRANATIVAAADVNIDYILDERARELFGEEFRVMTLTRLGKLYERTKKYGYERSQESVQMINNLMPIPQTAIDRNVGFQMLNNPGY; encoded by the coding sequence ATGAAATCTAATCAAAAAAATATAATCATTACCGCTGCATTAGGTCTGCTGTTATTCGCTTCCTGTAAAGATAATGCATTTCTCGATGAAAAATTGAAGGACAGATTGAGTACAGAAACCGCTTATGCCAATAAAGCGCAGTTTGACGCATTGAGTGCTAATATGTACCGCAGTATACAGTTAATTTATAATACAGCCGATGTTACGCATGAGGCCTTTATCCTTGGAATGGGAACAGACGTATGCTTTGATCCAAGAGATGATGCGGCTAAGTTTAACAATTGGGGTCTGGTAAATTCTCAGGAGACTTTTTCGGCAGATTGGTTTAATTTGCAATATACTATTATCAGAGACGCAAATACGCTAATAGAAAATGCATCTAAGGACGGTGTGCTGTGGACAACTGCCACACAAAAAAATGAAACTTTGGCCGAAGGTTATTTTTTCAGGGGGTTCGCTTACCGTAACCTTGCCAATATGTATGGTGGCGTCCCCATTGTGGAGAGCCCGGTAAAAGAGGCAAAAGTTGACTTTCAAAGAAGTACACGTGATGAGGTATGGGCCTTTGCAAAAAAAGATCTGGAGTTTGCAAGACTTAATCTGCCGTTAACTACCGCTGTAATTGGGCGGGTAACCCGGGCAGCGGCCGATCATTTTCTTGCCGAAGTCAATATTTGCCTTAAAGATTACGATGGTGCAATCGCAGCCGCTACAAGGGTGATTGATGGTACAGACGGCGCATATGATTTGGTAAAAGCAAGATTTGGAGCGCGCAGCTCAGAAGCGGATAAAAACTACTACTATGATCTTTTTGTAATGGGCAACCAGAATAGGCAGGCAGGTAACACCGAGGGAATATTTGTTGCACAGTTTGAACAAAGCCCAACGGGTGCGGTTGTTATAGGCGGAACGCAATTTGCCGGCAGGCCTTTAATTGAGCGAATGATGTGGTGTAATTACTGGGGCTTAGTGAAGGCAGGCTATTCAAACGTTGCACAGGACAGTACTGGAAGGGGAGTTGCTTTTTGTCGCCCTACTAATTATACCAATTACACGATCTGGAAAAATTCGGGAACCGATATGCGGAACAATGAGGTTAACATTAAACGTAAGTATTATTTCGCTGCAGATGTTCCTGGTTTTAAAAAGGGACAGCTTATTCCAAAATCTTTCCTCACTGCGCGTGAGGACACAATGATGTACATTTATCCAAACTGGTCTAAATTTGGTACCGACAAGCACATCGCTCAAAAGCCAGATAATGGTCATGTACGGGATTTCTATGTGACGCGTCTTCCGGAAACCTATTTTTTAAGAGCTGAAGCCTATTTGGGGAAATCAAGACCAGATCTTGCCGCTGATGATTTAAATGTAGTGCGTCGTCGCGCAAATGCGACAATAGTTGCTGCAGCAGATGTCAACATTGACTATATTCTGGATGAACGCGCAAGGGAATTATTTGGAGAAGAGTTTCGCGTGATGACGCTTACCCGTTTGGGGAAATTGTATGAAAGAACCAAAAAGTATGGATACGAACGGTCACAGGAGTCAGTACAAATGATCAATAACCTGATGCCTATTCCGCAAACGGCGATAGACAGGAATGTTGGTTTCCAGATGCTCAACAACCCAGGCTACTAA
- a CDS encoding TonB-dependent receptor → MIKLKLRNCNFLNLKVTKMLFASVFVVLLGVAGQAMGAKKMPAPVTITGKVMDEKGETIIGATIKSSAGGGAVTDANGNYSLTTESTATLTISFLGYVSQEVKVNNRTKINITLVASPNQLNDVVVIGYGTQKRRDVTGAITTIKFEEGPKTAMPFINVMEALQGTPGVNIGPSTSAGATPNIVLRGQNSISSNQTPLIVLDGVIFNGNLNEINMNDVATYDILKDASAASIYGSQSQNGVIVITTKRGKTDKAQINFSTYYGVQNWTRVPKMKSGENFLKWRKDNLSIRGTDITDITKVLTPIELKAYNEGHELNWMDEVTQYAPVQNYELSVSGRTEKLNYYFSGGFLDQKGVLYNDRFTKPNLTLKLENNITDWLSFGMNAYYSSRDFSGFSPNMYMATYMSPFSYKYLDGTNDQILQRYPSGNTSLFNPFWGNPTNALFPGMYDDDLNKQYNIRGTGFVNIKVPFIKGLNYRFEATGNKGTNEQGYFHHEFGEVNTLLPANVANPLQFLSTANGSRTNEQTNSWLINSLLSYTRSFGDHNIDALFGYTRDYASVQSTKFIGLDFLKAGTTSLGYNGLQFATTKDGTNSLTEKKNVGYFGRLNYNYKQRYYATFNLRGDANSAFADGYKWGYFPGGSVAWAITEEDFIKGKTFVDYLKVRLSYARTGNQGVLPYETLAFTSGVNNTVFGSTTTATSFPANLANNRFTWEKTDVLNLGFDFQLFNNRLSGSVDMYKSKTIDQLLNRAIPIFTGFSSVKANEGEVQNRGIEITLNTVNIKSDGGFNWNSGFSFWMNRNKLVHLYGLDVNKDGKEDDDIANGLFIGKSLGGNYDYTVEGIVQSSDTEYMNTYKTVSGTQIFFPGDLKIKDINNDGVINELDKSIIGYNKENFNFNISNTLTYKNFQLFFSVNAIIGGGKDNFFSSTNLRGLYPAATLPTVANWVDLPYWMPGNENNKYPRPNYANPFLYGFYQSRTFVRLQTASLSYAFPKTITEKLKIDNLKVYVSGTNLITLTGWTGLDPANGAQIGGNGGSSNGNVNISNPLMRTVSFGLNVGF, encoded by the coding sequence ATGATCAAACTCAAACTAAGGAATTGTAACTTTTTAAACCTAAAGGTTACAAAAATGTTGTTTGCTTCTGTTTTTGTAGTTTTACTGGGGGTCGCCGGTCAAGCTATGGGCGCGAAGAAAATGCCGGCCCCCGTTACCATTACAGGCAAGGTAATGGATGAGAAAGGGGAAACCATCATTGGGGCAACTATCAAAAGCTCGGCAGGAGGTGGTGCCGTAACCGACGCCAATGGAAATTACAGTTTAACAACCGAAAGTACAGCTACGCTAACCATCAGCTTCCTTGGGTATGTGAGTCAGGAAGTCAAAGTCAATAACCGGACAAAGATTAACATTACACTTGTTGCCTCACCTAATCAATTGAATGATGTTGTGGTAATTGGTTATGGAACACAGAAGCGAAGAGATGTAACTGGCGCAATTACAACGATTAAATTTGAAGAGGGCCCAAAAACTGCCATGCCTTTTATCAATGTAATGGAAGCTTTACAAGGTACACCAGGTGTCAATATCGGCCCCTCTACTTCGGCGGGTGCTACTCCAAATATTGTACTCCGTGGCCAGAATTCCATAAGTTCCAATCAAACCCCATTAATTGTCCTGGACGGCGTTATTTTCAATGGGAATTTGAACGAGATTAATATGAACGATGTTGCAACATATGACATCCTTAAGGATGCGAGTGCAGCCTCTATTTATGGATCCCAATCTCAAAATGGAGTAATTGTTATTACTACGAAACGTGGTAAAACTGACAAAGCACAGATTAATTTCAGTACTTATTATGGTGTTCAGAACTGGACAAGGGTACCTAAGATGAAATCTGGAGAGAATTTTCTGAAGTGGCGCAAAGATAATTTGTCTATCCGTGGTACAGATATTACGGATATAACTAAAGTACTTACACCAATTGAGCTTAAAGCCTATAATGAAGGTCATGAATTGAACTGGATGGATGAGGTTACTCAATATGCGCCGGTGCAGAATTATGAATTGAGTGTTTCAGGTAGAACAGAAAAACTGAATTATTATTTCTCAGGCGGCTTTCTCGACCAGAAGGGGGTGTTGTACAACGATAGGTTTACCAAACCGAACTTAACCTTAAAACTGGAAAACAACATCACAGATTGGCTTTCGTTTGGGATGAATGCTTATTATTCTTCACGTGATTTTTCGGGGTTCTCGCCAAATATGTACATGGCAACATATATGTCCCCCTTTAGTTATAAATATCTGGATGGTACTAACGATCAGATTTTACAAAGATATCCGTCTGGAAATACATCGTTGTTTAATCCCTTTTGGGGAAACCCAACCAACGCTTTGTTTCCTGGTATGTACGATGATGACTTAAACAAACAGTATAATATTCGGGGAACGGGCTTTGTGAACATAAAGGTTCCTTTTATTAAAGGTTTAAATTATCGTTTCGAGGCTACAGGAAATAAAGGGACAAATGAACAGGGATATTTTCATCATGAATTTGGGGAAGTGAATACACTGCTTCCTGCAAATGTGGCCAATCCTTTACAGTTTCTATCTACTGCTAACGGATCTCGTACTAATGAGCAGACCAATTCCTGGTTAATTAATAGTCTCTTATCCTATACCAGGTCATTTGGTGATCATAATATAGACGCACTGTTCGGGTATACCAGAGATTATGCAAGTGTCCAGTCAACCAAATTTATCGGATTGGATTTCCTGAAAGCCGGAACCACATCTTTAGGTTATAATGGTCTTCAATTTGCGACTACAAAAGATGGAACAAATTCTTTGACTGAGAAAAAAAATGTAGGTTATTTTGGCAGGTTAAACTACAATTACAAACAACGTTATTACGCTACATTTAACCTTAGAGGTGATGCCAATTCTGCCTTCGCTGATGGATATAAGTGGGGCTATTTTCCTGGAGGTTCTGTAGCCTGGGCAATAACTGAAGAAGATTTCATAAAAGGAAAAACTTTTGTTGATTACCTGAAAGTCAGACTGTCATATGCCAGAACAGGCAACCAGGGCGTCTTGCCTTATGAAACTTTAGCTTTCACCAGTGGCGTAAATAATACTGTATTTGGCAGTACTACAACAGCAACCAGCTTTCCGGCAAATCTTGCCAATAATAGGTTTACCTGGGAAAAGACAGATGTGCTGAATCTCGGGTTTGATTTTCAGCTCTTTAATAACCGTCTATCTGGTAGTGTTGATATGTACAAAAGTAAAACAATTGATCAGCTGCTAAATCGCGCAATTCCAATATTTACAGGCTTTAGCTCTGTTAAAGCTAATGAAGGTGAGGTACAAAACCGGGGGATAGAGATTACCCTAAATACGGTAAATATTAAATCTGACGGGGGATTCAATTGGAATTCAGGCTTTAGCTTTTGGATGAACCGGAATAAATTGGTTCACTTATATGGCCTGGATGTAAACAAAGACGGCAAAGAAGATGATGATATCGCCAATGGGTTGTTTATCGGAAAATCCCTGGGAGGAAATTATGATTATACAGTAGAAGGTATCGTTCAAAGTTCGGATACGGAGTATATGAATACGTACAAAACGGTGAGTGGTACCCAGATATTTTTTCCAGGCGATTTGAAGATTAAAGATATCAACAATGATGGTGTGATTAATGAGTTGGACAAGTCTATAATTGGATACAATAAGGAGAATTTTAACTTCAACATATCGAACACTTTAACCTATAAAAATTTCCAGTTGTTCTTTAGTGTTAATGCCATTATTGGTGGTGGCAAAGACAATTTCTTTAGTTCTACAAATTTAAGGGGGTTATATCCGGCAGCTACCTTACCTACAGTTGCCAATTGGGTAGACCTTCCTTATTGGATGCCAGGCAATGAAAATAACAAATACCCAAGACCAAATTATGCTAACCCTTTCTTATATGGTTTCTATCAATCCAGAACGTTTGTACGTTTGCAGACAGCTTCTCTTAGCTATGCTTTTCCAAAAACCATAACAGAAAAATTGAAAATCGATAATCTTAAAGTTTATGTAAGTGGAACCAACTTAATCACTTTAACCGGTTGGACAGGCCTCGATCCTGCAAATGGTGCTCAAATTGGAGGAAATGGAGGTTCGTCAAATGGAAATGTCAATATCTCGAATCCTTTAATGCGTACTGTATCTTTTGGCTTAAACGTAGGCTTTTAA